The following are from one region of the Corynebacterium hindlerae genome:
- a CDS encoding FecCD family ABC transporter permease, translating to MRQSDAIAQRRRQRILTTCGLSLAVLVIAAGALSVGQYSMTLTDVLRIIAAGPTAPSPELGASVLWQVRMPRIVLSLLIGAALAVSGAVMQALFANPLAEPGVIGVSSGAGVGAAIAIVSGLSFAGTFTVPLLAFVGASATAWLVFILSRVRGQTQVVSLILTGIAVNAVAGAAISFLIFLAPTTAREQIQFWHMGSLNGAQWKHVVTVLPVIILGIVLSAALSRQLDLLALGERAAEHVGVGVAKLRFYSLAVATMLTAAAVAFGGIIGFVGLIVPHLLRLVLGAGNRWLIPVSALGGAVLLSAADIVARTAIAYADLPIGIFTALVGGPVFFYLLRRTLAKGQHV from the coding sequence ATGCGCCAGAGTGATGCTATTGCCCAGCGTCGACGTCAGCGCATCCTCACCACCTGTGGCCTTAGTCTTGCTGTCTTGGTCATTGCGGCGGGGGCGCTGTCGGTAGGACAGTACAGCATGACGCTCACCGACGTCCTCCGGATCATCGCCGCCGGTCCCACCGCACCCAGCCCCGAGCTCGGGGCATCAGTACTGTGGCAAGTCCGCATGCCCCGAATCGTGCTCAGCCTGCTCATCGGTGCAGCTCTCGCGGTATCCGGCGCCGTGATGCAGGCGCTGTTTGCTAACCCGCTGGCAGAACCCGGAGTCATTGGTGTCTCCTCCGGCGCCGGTGTGGGAGCTGCGATTGCCATCGTTTCCGGGCTTAGTTTCGCGGGCACTTTCACTGTGCCACTACTCGCATTCGTCGGCGCGTCGGCTACCGCATGGCTTGTGTTCATCTTGTCCCGCGTCCGCGGGCAAACCCAGGTGGTGTCGCTGATCCTCACCGGTATCGCAGTGAACGCCGTCGCGGGTGCTGCTATTTCCTTTCTGATTTTCCTGGCACCCACCACCGCGCGAGAGCAAATCCAGTTCTGGCACATGGGGTCGTTGAACGGCGCGCAGTGGAAGCATGTGGTCACGGTGCTTCCCGTCATCATCCTGGGAATCGTGCTGTCAGCAGCGCTGTCCCGCCAACTCGACCTCTTGGCTCTCGGCGAGCGCGCCGCGGAACATGTGGGAGTGGGCGTCGCAAAGCTGCGCTTTTATTCCTTGGCGGTGGCCACGATGCTCACCGCAGCAGCCGTGGCTTTCGGCGGCATCATCGGCTTCGTGGGGCTGATCGTGCCACACCTGCTACGCCTCGTGCTCGGCGCCGGTAACCGCTGGTTAATACCCGTTTCGGCGCTGGGCGGTGCGGTGCTGCTGTCCGCCGCGGATATCGTGGCGCGCACAGCCATCGCCTATGCCGACCTTCCCATTGGCATTTTCACCGCGCTGGTAGGCGGCCCAGTGTTCTTCTACCTCCTGCGACGCACTCTAGCGAAGGGGCAACACGTATGA
- a CDS encoding heme ABC transporter ATP-binding protein — MTAIVNAKDITVSVLGKKLIKNVSVQLTPGLVTGIIGPNGAGKSTLLAALAGDIATTSGTITIGGKDITRYTPRELARQRAVMLQDVGVSFSYLVRDIVEMGRSPYPADPGDPQRVDHALRTADVAHLQDRIITNLSGGERARVAFARVLCQDTPVVMLDEPTAALDIKHQEQLLSTARDLARRGVAVAVVLHDLNLAAAYCDSITLLKAGSIYAQGTPQEVLNSTLLTDAYECPISVTHPPSSPDTLLISPVRG, encoded by the coding sequence ATGACGGCGATTGTGAACGCCAAGGACATCACCGTTTCCGTCCTCGGCAAGAAACTCATTAAGAACGTCTCAGTTCAGCTCACGCCCGGCCTCGTCACCGGCATCATCGGCCCAAACGGCGCCGGAAAATCAACGCTCCTGGCGGCGCTCGCTGGCGACATCGCCACCACCTCCGGCACCATCACCATCGGTGGCAAGGACATCACGCGCTACACCCCGCGGGAACTCGCCCGTCAACGCGCCGTGATGCTGCAGGATGTTGGCGTCTCTTTTTCCTATCTTGTTCGCGACATCGTGGAAATGGGGCGCAGCCCGTACCCCGCTGACCCTGGTGACCCACAGCGCGTCGACCACGCCCTCCGCACCGCTGACGTTGCCCACCTCCAGGATCGCATCATCACCAACCTCTCCGGTGGCGAACGGGCCCGTGTCGCATTCGCCCGCGTCCTCTGCCAAGACACTCCCGTGGTGATGCTCGACGAACCTACCGCCGCCCTCGACATCAAACACCAAGAACAACTCCTCTCCACCGCCCGTGATCTGGCGCGCCGGGGAGTTGCCGTTGCCGTAGTGCTGCATGACCTCAACCTTGCCGCCGCCTATTGCGACAGCATCACTTTGCTCAAAGCCGGTTCGATCTATGCACAGGGCACCCCGCAGGAGGTATTGAACAGCACGCTGCTTACCGACGCCTACGAGTGCCCCATCTCTGTCACCCACCCACCCTCATCCCCCGATACTCTGCTCATCAGCCCAGTGCGCGGGTAG
- a CDS encoding biliverdin-producing heme oxygenase: MTVALDTPLSHEIKSVTSVAHSRAEESQFIDDLIAGRLDKVAYRNLLEQTYLFYSALECSSQALRTSPLFAELYDARLLRLPSIAKDLTALHGSARWKGGLQMLPATARYVQRLNEIGALQDPIALIAHHYVRYLGDLSGGQVIGRMMQRHYNVGSDAVNFYNFEEIEKPKPYKDSYRAKLDALVLSDEERSYLLDEAVAGFYFNSAIFKELAEV; this comes from the coding sequence ATGACCGTCGCTCTTGACACCCCGCTTTCTCACGAGATCAAGTCCGTGACCAGCGTGGCCCACAGCCGCGCCGAGGAATCCCAGTTCATCGACGATCTAATTGCAGGTCGCCTGGACAAGGTTGCTTACCGAAACCTCCTCGAGCAGACCTACCTGTTCTACTCGGCGTTGGAGTGCAGCTCCCAGGCGCTGCGTACCTCACCACTGTTCGCCGAGCTTTATGACGCCCGCCTGCTCCGCTTGCCATCCATCGCCAAAGATCTAACGGCATTGCACGGCAGTGCCCGCTGGAAAGGCGGATTACAGATGCTGCCTGCTACCGCGCGTTATGTCCAGCGGCTAAACGAGATCGGTGCCTTGCAGGATCCAATTGCCTTGATTGCCCACCACTACGTGCGCTACCTCGGGGATCTTTCGGGCGGGCAGGTGATTGGTCGCATGATGCAGCGCCACTACAACGTTGGCTCCGACGCAGTGAACTTCTACAACTTCGAGGAGATCGAAAAGCCGAAGCCATACAAGGATAGCTACCGCGCCAAACTCGACGCCCTAGTGCTAAGTGATGAAGAGCGCAGCTACCTCCTCGATGAGGCAGTAGCAGGCTTCTACTTCAACTCCGCGATCTTCAAGGAACTCGCTGAGGTCTAG
- a CDS encoding HtaA domain-containing protein, giving the protein MPPIARATVTSALLFGLLSPLTPVAHADPQPTNDQTDSHLNWALRDSFLRYVSGATNVSNGAEKVFRDTSANEDLVESSYKFKAKNVSYNPEKLETRAEFEGTVEYFKYCDGNKAEQGNCSLELKIKDPIIVINNDGGTVLADIRSKQYPGGQVFEGEDLAIADLDVGNADFSQNGGRSEWKNVVPALTQDGVHTFSGFYPLGSPLAPLNFSYQGEGGKPDIKGSPMKMVGKFASPIPADEPSRMFAAGDVIAVAGKSKIALANARTMTEIKTMDVDSSGNVLVAADKRGNLSWVTGNEVVTAKISRNGFETPTVRGTVAGTPVAIAAAPDTDDVYVITREEGDGATLHRISNTVTAAPLPDPRKVDEHLADVPAGDIRIAGFYGETYSFSSLRDLAVMPDGNLLYFNSGTVIDMKNEHRPIAPLVITPDGEVTRALGIDDVAKTEAFARMNAMVVQDNRVALYNDSDHDSAVQFFTYADKKLTATSPRGPVGDLRSISGLSFGPDGSAFVTGESDGTLRWVNTTTNESTDSLRLPYSKGTKGEHRMLITRENGEVLANSVYTDPATYQEYSHVLRIADPASLRKDDSSTIEELGKPVEKPIEKPGEKPAEKPAEKPAEAAKETATPTATPTATPTENAPTPVVVKPEPVKKAQSGWFKKAVDALLVAAPALFLFFPVIINLLPAHMKQALQARLSS; this is encoded by the coding sequence ATGCCACCAATCGCGCGCGCTACCGTTACCAGCGCGCTACTTTTCGGACTACTCTCACCGCTCACACCGGTAGCTCACGCCGACCCCCAACCAACCAATGACCAGACCGATTCCCACCTGAACTGGGCATTGCGCGACTCTTTCCTCCGCTATGTCAGCGGCGCAACCAACGTCAGCAACGGAGCAGAAAAAGTCTTTCGCGACACCTCCGCCAACGAGGACCTCGTTGAAAGCAGCTACAAGTTCAAAGCAAAAAACGTTTCCTACAACCCTGAGAAACTCGAGACCCGCGCTGAATTTGAGGGCACGGTCGAGTACTTCAAATACTGCGATGGGAACAAAGCAGAACAAGGTAATTGCTCCCTTGAGCTGAAAATTAAAGATCCGATCATCGTTATCAACAACGACGGTGGCACTGTGCTGGCGGATATCCGATCCAAGCAATACCCAGGTGGACAAGTTTTTGAAGGTGAAGACCTCGCTATTGCCGACCTCGATGTTGGAAATGCCGATTTCTCCCAAAATGGTGGCCGTTCTGAGTGGAAAAACGTTGTACCAGCACTGACCCAAGACGGCGTACACACTTTCTCTGGTTTCTATCCTCTCGGCAGCCCACTGGCCCCCTTGAACTTCTCCTACCAGGGCGAAGGTGGAAAGCCAGATATCAAGGGTAGCCCGATGAAGATGGTAGGCAAGTTCGCCTCCCCCATCCCGGCTGACGAACCAAGCCGCATGTTCGCCGCTGGAGACGTCATCGCAGTCGCTGGCAAGAGCAAAATTGCGCTTGCTAACGCCCGCACCATGACAGAGATCAAAACCATGGATGTCGATTCCTCCGGAAACGTCCTGGTAGCGGCAGACAAGCGGGGCAACCTGAGCTGGGTCACCGGCAACGAAGTTGTCACCGCCAAGATCTCCCGCAACGGCTTTGAGACGCCAACCGTACGCGGAACCGTAGCTGGAACCCCAGTAGCCATCGCCGCCGCCCCGGACACTGATGATGTCTACGTCATCACTCGCGAGGAAGGCGACGGCGCTACCTTGCACCGCATCAGCAACACAGTCACCGCCGCCCCACTTCCAGACCCACGCAAGGTGGATGAGCACCTCGCCGACGTCCCAGCTGGCGACATCCGAATCGCAGGATTCTACGGCGAAACCTACTCCTTCAGCTCGCTGCGCGATTTGGCTGTCATGCCGGACGGCAACCTGCTGTACTTCAACAGCGGCACCGTCATCGATATGAAGAATGAGCACCGGCCCATCGCACCACTGGTCATCACACCAGACGGTGAAGTTACTCGGGCGCTGGGCATTGACGATGTTGCAAAAACCGAGGCATTCGCGCGCATGAATGCGATGGTGGTGCAGGACAACCGCGTCGCGCTATACAACGACTCGGACCACGATTCCGCAGTCCAATTCTTCACCTATGCAGATAAGAAACTCACCGCCACCTCACCACGTGGCCCGGTAGGCGATCTGCGCTCCATCAGTGGGCTTTCCTTCGGCCCGGATGGTAGTGCTTTTGTCACCGGCGAATCGGATGGCACGTTGCGCTGGGTGAACACCACGACGAACGAAAGCACGGATTCGCTCCGCCTGCCATATTCCAAGGGCACTAAGGGCGAGCACCGCATGCTTATTACCCGCGAGAACGGCGAAGTTCTCGCTAACTCGGTGTACACAGATCCGGCCACCTACCAGGAGTACTCGCACGTGCTGCGCATCGCAGACCCGGCCTCGCTGCGTAAGGATGATTCCTCCACGATTGAGGAACTAGGTAAGCCCGTCGAAAAGCCCATCGAAAAGCCAGGCGAGAAACCAGCCGAAAAGCCAGCTGAAAAGCCAGCCGAAGCAGCCAAGGAGACCGCAACACCAACTGCCACGCCGACCGCCACACCAACTGAGAATGCCCCAACACCAGTGGTCGTGAAGCCGGAACCGGTGAAGAAGGCACAGTCTGGTTGGTTCAAAAAGGCGGTGGATGCTCTTCTCGTGGCAGCTCCAGCACTGTTTCTGTTCTTCCCAGTAATCATCAACCTGCTGCCAGCACACATGAAGCAGGCACTGCAGGCCCGTCTATCCAGCTGA
- a CDS encoding DUF4236 domain-containing protein, with the protein MGLQYRDKKKIGKNSWINVSGSGASASTKIGPVTINSRGGVWVKLPGGMTYRGRWK; encoded by the coding sequence ATGGGATTGCAATACCGCGATAAAAAGAAAATTGGCAAGAACAGCTGGATCAACGTGTCAGGCTCCGGAGCGTCCGCATCCACCAAAATCGGACCCGTTACCATCAACAGCCGAGGTGGCGTATGGGTCAAACTGCCCGGTGGGATGACCTACCGCGGGCGCTGGAAGTAA
- a CDS encoding HhH-GPD family protein: MLQPRLIAWFRASSRTIVWRNPHTSAWGILLSEVMSQQTPVARVEPVWLEWVERWPTPAKFAQATPDQVLRAWGKLGYPRRALRLLECAKAIVAEHGGEVPRDVNKLLALPGIGDYTARAVAAFAYGQRVPVVDTNVRRTFRRLYDAQFLPGPARKSELAEVEAILPEEGAPEFSVALMELGALVCTTTPKCDECPVLDLCAWQQAGCPAPTEEELAKAKRRVQKFAGTDRQVRGLIMDVLRSATAPVQQAAIDVVWPDAAQRSRALFSLLEDGLAEQDETGLFHLPR; the protein is encoded by the coding sequence ATGTTGCAGCCCCGTCTGATTGCCTGGTTTCGTGCCAGCTCGCGCACCATTGTATGGCGCAATCCTCACACTTCGGCGTGGGGAATTTTGCTGTCAGAGGTGATGAGCCAGCAAACTCCGGTGGCTCGGGTGGAGCCGGTGTGGCTGGAATGGGTGGAGCGCTGGCCTACCCCCGCAAAATTCGCTCAAGCTACCCCCGATCAGGTGCTACGGGCGTGGGGAAAGTTGGGGTACCCGCGGCGCGCGCTTCGACTGTTGGAGTGCGCGAAGGCGATCGTGGCAGAGCATGGGGGTGAGGTGCCACGAGACGTCAATAAGCTGCTTGCTTTGCCCGGCATTGGCGACTACACCGCCCGGGCCGTCGCAGCGTTCGCTTACGGCCAGCGGGTGCCGGTGGTGGACACCAACGTGCGGCGGACGTTCCGCAGGCTTTACGACGCCCAATTCCTCCCCGGCCCCGCCCGCAAAAGCGAACTCGCAGAGGTGGAAGCCATTCTGCCGGAAGAAGGAGCCCCTGAATTTTCAGTCGCGCTCATGGAACTCGGCGCGCTCGTCTGCACCACGACCCCCAAGTGCGACGAATGTCCCGTGCTCGACTTATGCGCGTGGCAACAAGCGGGATGTCCTGCGCCCACCGAGGAGGAACTAGCGAAGGCGAAGCGACGGGTGCAGAAGTTTGCGGGCACAGATCGGCAAGTACGCGGTCTCATCATGGACGTGCTGCGCTCAGCTACCGCCCCGGTTCAGCAAGCCGCGATCGATGTGGTCTGGCCCGATGCAGCGCAGCGCTCGCGAGCACTGTTTTCGCTGCTAGAAGATGGGCTCGCGGAGCAAGACGAGACAGGGCTGTTTCATCTCCCTCGGTAA
- a CDS encoding carbonic anhydrase, whose product MRDVTEVNPVNIWNALKEGNRRYQNHEMLHQNLDAARREELVAGQKPMAAVLACSDSRAPVEHIFDQGAGDIFVIRTAGEVLDMGVFASLEFAVDGLGVSNLIVMGHESCGAVKATKAALEGGEIPPGFQRVLIEKVAPSILNAKRKGMTTTDDFEIEHVRETVDIILDRCPVIKQRLDSGSLGVIGARYRLGNGAVEPIVELGVS is encoded by the coding sequence ATGCGTGACGTCACCGAAGTGAACCCTGTAAATATCTGGAACGCCCTCAAAGAGGGCAACCGGCGCTACCAAAACCACGAGATGCTTCATCAGAATCTGGATGCGGCGCGTCGTGAAGAATTGGTCGCCGGGCAAAAGCCGATGGCCGCGGTATTGGCATGCTCCGACTCCCGGGCCCCCGTCGAGCACATTTTTGACCAGGGCGCAGGTGACATCTTCGTTATCCGTACCGCCGGCGAAGTACTAGACATGGGTGTGTTTGCTTCCCTGGAGTTCGCCGTCGACGGTTTGGGCGTCAGCAACCTCATTGTGATGGGGCATGAATCTTGTGGTGCCGTCAAAGCCACCAAGGCGGCATTGGAAGGCGGCGAGATCCCTCCTGGATTCCAGCGTGTCCTGATCGAAAAAGTTGCGCCATCCATCTTGAACGCCAAGCGCAAGGGCATGACCACCACTGATGACTTTGAAATCGAGCACGTGCGGGAAACCGTCGACATTATCTTGGATCGCTGTCCGGTGATCAAGCAGCGCCTCGACAGCGGCTCCTTGGGCGTTATCGGCGCCCGCTACCGACTCGGAAACGGTGCGGTTGAACCGATCGTGGAACTCGGTGTCAGCTAG
- a CDS encoding P-loop NTPase family protein: MTQKQLPEIIYIRRRVAAIFIVLVVVALAIWLMVSMGGDKEPTPVAEPTSTSAFTRDVTPTAIPETSSAAATSPAATEAATDTATPTPEPKKSCSLEDLVITANADKPSYGPDERPKFYLSVKNPTAADCKIDLRKDGLRFEVYDLATNQLLWADTDCNPSEDTSERTFPAGEERHYEAVWSRTTSAPNQCNARQPVPAGSYFLHTLVGDNNSEAFTFNLG, translated from the coding sequence GTGACCCAGAAGCAGCTCCCGGAGATTATCTACATTCGACGTCGCGTCGCGGCGATCTTTATCGTGCTGGTTGTTGTTGCCCTCGCGATATGGCTGATGGTCAGCATGGGCGGAGATAAAGAACCCACACCAGTCGCTGAACCCACTTCGACGTCCGCTTTCACCCGGGACGTCACGCCGACAGCAATCCCGGAAACATCGTCAGCTGCTGCAACCTCTCCTGCTGCTACGGAAGCAGCAACGGACACTGCAACGCCGACCCCAGAGCCTAAAAAAAGCTGTTCACTAGAAGACCTGGTGATCACTGCAAACGCCGACAAGCCCTCGTACGGGCCGGACGAGCGCCCCAAGTTTTACCTTTCCGTGAAGAACCCAACGGCTGCTGACTGCAAGATTGACCTGCGTAAAGACGGCCTCCGTTTTGAGGTTTATGACCTGGCCACGAACCAGCTGCTATGGGCTGACACGGACTGCAACCCGAGCGAAGACACCTCCGAGCGCACTTTCCCGGCCGGCGAGGAACGCCACTACGAGGCAGTGTGGTCCCGAACCACCTCCGCCCCGAACCAGTGCAACGCCCGTCAGCCAGTTCCAGCAGGCAGCTACTTCCTACACACCCTGGTGGGAGACAACAACTCCGAGGCCTTCACTTTTAACCTGGGGTAG
- the disA gene encoding DNA integrity scanning diadenylate cyclase DisA, with translation MTETASYSLRDILERLAPGTGLRDGLERILRGRTGALIVLGYDEQVEAISDGGFEIDVPFAPTRLRELCKMDGAVILSTDGTRIRRANVQLMPDPTFPTEESGTRHRSAERTALQTGYPVISVSQSMNIITVYVDKKRHILEGSSDILSRANQAIATMERYRNRLDQVNERLFVAELHNYASLSDVITVIQRLEMLRRAAVTIDRDVIELGTDGKQLAVQLEELFGDNDKDRELILRDYLMAAGLPTEDDVKQALLELEQLNDKDIVKSTHIARILGFPTAEESLHQWIVPRGYRILGRVPRVQPFLMDKLILAFGDSNHLLEASVDDIAAVESVGSLWARHIHDGLIRLKA, from the coding sequence ATGACCGAAACCGCTAGCTACTCCCTTCGAGACATCCTGGAACGCCTCGCCCCCGGTACCGGGCTGCGCGACGGCCTCGAACGCATTCTGCGTGGGCGCACCGGCGCACTGATTGTGCTGGGATACGACGAGCAAGTGGAAGCCATTTCCGACGGTGGATTTGAGATCGATGTTCCTTTCGCCCCCACCAGGCTGCGGGAGCTCTGCAAAATGGATGGCGCGGTGATACTTTCCACTGACGGCACCCGCATTCGCCGCGCGAACGTGCAGCTCATGCCGGACCCCACCTTCCCTACCGAGGAATCCGGCACCCGGCACCGCTCCGCTGAGCGCACCGCCCTGCAAACTGGCTACCCAGTTATCTCCGTTAGCCAGTCGATGAACATCATCACTGTTTACGTGGACAAAAAGCGCCACATCCTGGAGGGCTCCTCAGACATTCTCTCCCGGGCTAACCAGGCTATCGCCACCATGGAGCGCTACCGCAATCGCCTCGACCAAGTCAACGAGCGCTTGTTCGTTGCAGAGCTCCACAACTACGCGTCACTGTCCGACGTGATTACCGTGATCCAGCGCTTGGAAATGCTGCGACGCGCCGCCGTCACCATCGACCGCGACGTGATCGAGCTCGGCACTGACGGCAAACAGCTTGCAGTGCAGCTAGAGGAATTGTTTGGTGACAACGACAAAGACCGTGAGCTAATCCTGCGCGACTACTTGATGGCTGCCGGACTGCCCACCGAAGACGACGTGAAACAAGCGTTGCTGGAGCTAGAGCAGCTGAACGATAAAGACATCGTCAAATCCACCCACATCGCCCGGATTCTCGGGTTCCCCACTGCCGAAGAATCCCTCCACCAGTGGATCGTGCCTCGCGGCTACCGGATCCTTGGCCGAGTCCCCCGTGTGCAGCCTTTCTTGATGGACAAGCTCATCTTGGCATTCGGCGATTCCAACCATCTACTCGAAGCTAGCGTGGACGACATCGCAGCTGTCGAAAGCGTCGGTTCACTGTGGGCCCGCCACATTCACGACGGGCTGATCAGGCTTAAGGCATAA
- the radA gene encoding DNA repair protein RadA gives MAKKERSIHVCSACNYSSPKWLGRCPECGSWGTLELETTAAPIRTSVPVASLTPTSPALPISQISASKSEAVSTGIGELDRVLGTGIIPGSVVLLAGEPGVGKSTLLLEVAAGWARQGRTALYVTAEESAGQVRLRAERTGALLDSLYLASESNLDVVFGHVEQLNPSLLIVDSVQTMSAPGVEGVSGGVAQSRAVTAALTTLAKTKGIPVLLVGHVTKDGNVAGPRVLEHLVDVVLNFEGDRHSSLRMLRGIKNRFGATDEVGCFEQQSDGIHEVADPSGLFLSHREATPDGTAVTVAMDGVRPILAEVQALLVKSPAKNPRRAVTGLDATRVPMVLAVLAAKAGYHTTDKDVYVATVGGMKIGEPASDLAIALAAVSALKSVPLPPKTVAIGEVGLAGEIRRVPNLKRRLQEAARLGYTRAIVPDGDRVSAPGIKVTYASDITTAISYLR, from the coding sequence ATGGCAAAGAAGGAACGCAGCATTCATGTCTGCAGCGCGTGCAACTACTCCAGCCCCAAATGGCTGGGCAGATGCCCGGAATGTGGATCTTGGGGGACCCTAGAGCTAGAAACAACAGCAGCCCCCATCCGCACCAGCGTCCCCGTCGCTTCCCTCACCCCAACGTCACCCGCTCTGCCTATCAGTCAGATCAGCGCCAGCAAGAGCGAAGCCGTCTCAACTGGTATCGGCGAGCTTGACCGCGTCTTGGGCACTGGCATTATCCCTGGTTCTGTTGTGCTCCTGGCAGGTGAACCTGGCGTCGGCAAGTCCACCCTGCTGCTGGAAGTGGCTGCCGGGTGGGCCAGGCAGGGACGCACAGCCTTATATGTCACCGCCGAGGAGTCTGCGGGCCAGGTTCGGCTTCGCGCTGAACGCACCGGCGCATTGCTCGATTCGCTCTACCTCGCCTCAGAATCGAATTTGGATGTGGTGTTTGGGCATGTAGAACAGCTAAATCCTTCGCTACTGATCGTCGATTCCGTCCAGACGATGTCTGCGCCCGGCGTCGAAGGAGTGTCCGGAGGCGTTGCCCAGTCCCGTGCAGTCACGGCAGCGCTCACTACACTCGCCAAAACCAAAGGCATCCCAGTGCTGCTAGTCGGTCACGTAACCAAGGACGGCAATGTCGCTGGTCCCCGTGTACTGGAGCACCTGGTTGACGTTGTGCTGAACTTCGAAGGCGACCGCCACTCTTCCCTGCGCATGTTGCGTGGCATTAAAAACCGCTTTGGGGCAACCGATGAGGTCGGCTGCTTTGAACAGCAATCCGACGGCATCCACGAGGTGGCAGACCCGTCTGGGCTCTTCCTCTCACATCGGGAAGCCACACCGGACGGCACGGCGGTCACCGTGGCAATGGACGGGGTACGCCCAATCCTTGCGGAGGTTCAGGCTTTGCTTGTTAAATCGCCCGCTAAGAACCCACGCCGCGCGGTCACCGGCCTCGACGCCACCAGAGTCCCCATGGTGTTGGCGGTCCTCGCCGCGAAAGCCGGCTACCACACCACGGACAAGGACGTCTACGTGGCAACCGTGGGCGGAATGAAGATCGGCGAACCCGCCTCGGACCTTGCCATTGCACTCGCCGCGGTATCCGCGCTGAAATCAGTTCCTCTTCCACCGAAGACTGTTGCCATCGGAGAAGTTGGCTTAGCTGGGGAAATACGCCGCGTCCCTAATCTCAAACGACGCCTCCAAGAAGCAGCTAGGTTGGGCTACACCCGCGCTATCGTCCCGGATGGAGACCGCGTGTCAGCCCCTGGTATTAAAGTCACATACGCCAGTGACATCACCACCGCCATTTCTTACCTAAGGTAA
- a CDS encoding CarD family transcriptional regulator, protein MEFKVGDTVVYPHHGAAQIEAIEQRELGGQMMEYLVLQIRQSDLVVRVPAKNAELVGVRDVVGEEGLQKVFSVLRETDVEEAGNWSRRYKANQERLASGDVNKVAEVVRDLWRRDQDRGLSAGEKRMLVKARQVLVGELALAETVDEAKADGILAQMDAAIERHKASAPEPEKPALEDEDIDLDDLNFDDED, encoded by the coding sequence ATGGAATTCAAGGTCGGGGACACTGTCGTCTATCCGCACCATGGCGCGGCTCAGATTGAAGCGATTGAGCAGCGTGAACTCGGTGGCCAGATGATGGAATACCTGGTTTTGCAGATTCGCCAGTCTGACCTTGTCGTCCGGGTGCCCGCCAAGAACGCTGAGCTCGTTGGTGTTCGTGATGTGGTGGGTGAGGAAGGCCTACAGAAGGTCTTCTCTGTGCTTCGGGAAACTGATGTGGAAGAAGCCGGCAACTGGTCGCGTCGCTACAAGGCGAACCAGGAGCGACTTGCTTCGGGCGACGTGAACAAGGTTGCTGAAGTGGTGCGTGACCTGTGGCGTCGCGACCAAGATCGCGGCCTTTCTGCTGGTGAGAAGCGCATGTTGGTGAAGGCGCGTCAGGTGCTTGTTGGTGAGCTGGCGCTCGCTGAGACCGTTGATGAGGCCAAGGCTGATGGCATTCTGGCCCAGATGGATGCCGCGATTGAGCGTCACAAGGCGTCTGCTCCAGAGCCAGAAAAGCCAGCACTCGAGGACGAAGATATTGACCTCGACGACCTCAACTTCGACGACGAGGACTAA
- the ispD gene encoding 2-C-methyl-D-erythritol 4-phosphate cytidylyltransferase: MSRRVSALIAAAGKGTRLGAPIPKAFVTLRGKTLLERSIQAMVNSGVVDDITVLVSPDMEDYARELLARRGMLDTEVPVRLVHGGGERADSIWCGLQALNDAGVVLIHDAARALTPPGMIARVAREVLAGHHAVIPVLPVADTIKRVAGAVVVDTPDRSTLRAVQTPQGFDLATLKAVNEEFFAGNSDFIPTDDASLMEWAGHAVHTVQGDPMAFKVTTPMDMILAQVITDDAEPTIFEVPSE; encoded by the coding sequence ATGAGTCGCCGAGTTAGCGCCCTCATCGCCGCCGCGGGTAAAGGCACCCGCCTCGGCGCTCCGATTCCGAAGGCGTTTGTCACTCTGCGTGGCAAAACTCTTCTGGAACGCAGCATTCAGGCGATGGTCAACTCCGGGGTCGTCGACGACATCACCGTCCTGGTCAGCCCCGATATGGAGGACTATGCCCGCGAACTGTTGGCGCGCCGTGGCATGCTCGACACCGAGGTGCCTGTGCGATTGGTACATGGCGGGGGAGAGCGCGCAGACAGCATCTGGTGCGGTTTGCAGGCGCTTAACGACGCCGGGGTGGTACTCATCCACGATGCTGCTCGCGCGTTAACCCCTCCCGGAATGATCGCTCGCGTTGCCCGCGAGGTACTCGCTGGCCACCACGCGGTGATTCCGGTGCTTCCCGTCGCTGACACTATTAAACGAGTGGCGGGGGCAGTGGTCGTCGATACGCCAGACCGCTCCACGCTGCGCGCAGTTCAAACTCCGCAGGGCTTCGACCTGGCCACCCTCAAGGCAGTGAACGAAGAATTTTTCGCGGGAAACAGCGATTTTATCCCGACCGATGACGCCAGCTTGATGGAATGGGCAGGCCATGCGGTACACACCGTGCAGGGCGACCCGATGGCGTTCAAGGTCACCACTCCGATGGACATGATTTTGGCGCAGGTCATCACTGATGACGCCGAACCAACAATTTTCGAGGTACCTAGTGAATAA